One Prunus dulcis chromosome 7, ALMONDv2, whole genome shotgun sequence DNA segment encodes these proteins:
- the LOC117634803 gene encoding 3-oxoacyl-[acyl-carrier-protein] synthase II, chloroplastic-like, with translation MAASSVASPLCTWLVAACMSVTCDGDCSTRPSMLSSSKRRPKCAARRRLPSKCSSFSADFQKGLNSAFSGSSIQGLMSSCLAFEPCDEYYSSKGLSSLGSNGLSSLFGSKTGTTNRRQRRFHGAAHSGETMAVAVQPTDERTKQKKPTTRQRRVVVTGMSVVSPLGHDSDVFYNNLLEGVSGISEIEAFDCTQFPTRIGGEIKSFSTDGWVAPKFSRRMDKFMLYMLTAGKKALADGGITEDVMDQIDKAKCGVLIGSAMGGMKVFNDAIEALRVSYKKMNPFCVPFATTNMGSAMLAMDLGWMGPNYSISTACATSNFCILNSANHIIRGEADIMLCGGSDSVMIPIGLGGFVACRALSQRNSDPTKASRPWDINRDGFVMGEGAGVLLLEELEHAKKRGATIYAEFLGGSFTCDAYHMTEPHPDGAGVILCIEKALAQSGVSREDVNYINAHATSTPAGDLKEYNALIHCFGQNPELRVNSTKSMIGHLLGAAGAVEAVAAVQAIRTGWIHPNINLENPDEGVDTKLLVGPKKERLDIKVALSNSFGFGGHNSSVLFAPYK, from the exons ATGGCTGCCTCCTCTGTTGCATCTCCGCTCTGCACGTGGCTCGTGGCCGCTTGCATGTCGGTCACGTGCGACGGGGACTGTTCTACCAGACCTTCCATGCTCAGCTCCTCCAAGAGACGACCCAAATGTGCTGCAAGAAGGAGGCTGCCGTCTAAATGTAGTAGCTTCAGTGCCGATTTTCAGAAAGGCCTGAATTCTGCCTTCAGTGGATCCAGCATTCAGGGCCTCATGAGCTCCTGTTTGGCTTTTGAGCCTTGCGATGAGTACTACAGCTCAAAGGGTTTATCTTCTTTGGGCTCCAATGGACTCTCCTCGCTGTTTGGATCCAAAACTGGGACTACCAATCGAAGGCAGAGGCGTTTTCATGGAGCCGCCCATTCTG GGGAAACCATGGCTGTAGCTGTGCAACCTACTGATGAAAGAACAAAACAGAAGAAACCTACAACAAGACAGAGGCGAGTGGTTGTGACAGGAATGAGTGTGGTGAGCCCACTGGGTCATGATTCTGATGTCTTCTACAATAATTTGCTGGAGGGCGTTAGTGGCATTAGTGAGATAGAAGCTTTTGATTGTACCCAATTTCCAACG aGGATTGGTGGAGAGATCAAGTCTTTCTCAACTGACGGATGGGTAGCACCAAAGTTTTCCAGACGAATGGATAAATTCATGCTTTACATGCTTACTGCTGGGAAGAAAGCCTTGGCAGATGGTGGAATTACAGAAGATGTCATGGACCAAATTGACAAAGCTAAATGTGGAGTTTTGATTGGTTCAGCAATGGGTGGCATGAAG GTGTTCAATGATGCAATTGAAGCTTTACGGGTTTCATATAAGAAGATGAATCCGTTCTGCGTACCTTTTGCAACTACAAACATGGGTTCTGCCATGCTTGCAATGGATCTG GGTTGGATGGGCCCAAATTATTCTATTTCTACTGCTTGTGCTACGAGCAACTTCTGTATCTTGAATTCGGCAAATCATATCATTAGAGGCGAAGCT GATATTATGCTCTGTGGTGGTTCAGACTCAGTGATGATACCTATTG GATTGGGAGGCTTTGTGGCATGCAGAGCACTTTCACAAAGAAACAGTGATCCAACGAAAGCATCACGCCCTTGGGATATT AATCGCGATGGCTTTGTTATGGGGGAAGGAGCTGGCGTTTTGCTTCTAGAAGAGTTAGAACATGCTAAG aaaAGAGGTGCAACTATCTATGCAGAATTCCTTGGTGGAAGCTTCACATGTGATGCTTACCACATGACTGAGCCACACCCTGATG GTGCTGGTGTTATTCTCTGCATAGAAAAGGCATTAGCTCAGTCTGGGGTGTCTAGGGAAGATGTTAATTACATCAACGCTCATGCTACATCCACACCAGCCGGAGACCTCAAAGAATATAATGCTCTTATTCATTGTTTTGGCCAGAATCCTGAG TTGAGAGTGAACTCTACAAAATCCATGATTGGTCACCTGCTAGGAGCAGCTGGTGCTGTAGAGGCTGTTGCAGCAGTACAG GCGATACGAACTGGGTGGATTCATCCAAATATCAATCTGGAAAACCCAGATGAGGGTGTG GATACAAAACTACTAGTGGGCCCAAAGAAGGAGAGACTGGACATTAAGGTGGCATTGTCTAACTCATTTGGGTTCGGTGGCCACAACTCGTCAGTCTTGTTTGCCCCTTACAAGTAG
- the LOC117634689 gene encoding uncharacterized protein LOC117634689 encodes MNSVLDSPLEALAFNYVSFGLFTVVNNLWTWVAVLTAAVSFLSLRLRASTRAASTAISSSCLFNSPPSNDARSSNGSSPVPEITPSETADEPPCSVLSPVAAPCKFEDDRVVVTKGLKFTLYYEDNAEGRVDLTAEEEEEAEERAGDEAVAEGCGEWLEGILRLRLGEMGWYRHQGLTELNGNVVRLWDGCRVGERHSSSKSTHRVM; translated from the coding sequence ATGAACTCTGTGTTGGATTCTCCTCTCGAAGCTCTTGCTTTCAACTATGTCAGCTTCGGATTGTTCACTGTTGTGAACAATTTGTGGACTTGGGTCGCCGTTTTGACGGCCGCCGTCAGCTTCTTGAGCCTCAGGCTCAGAGCCAGTACCAGAGCTGCCAGTACTGctatctcttcttcttgtctGTTCAACTCACCACCTTCCAATGACGCCCGGAGCTCAAATGGGTCGTCGCCGGTTCCGGAGATAACGCCTTCGGAAACTGCCGACGAGCCACCGTGCTCTGTTTTGTCTCCGGTGGCTGCGCCTTGTAAGTTTGAAGATGATAGAGTAGTAGTGACAAAAGGGTTGAAGTTCACTCTGTATTATGAGGATAACGCAGAAGGCCGCGTTGACCTAACggcggaggaggaggaggaagcgGAAGAGAGGGCCGGCGATGAGGCGGTGGCTGAGGGTTGTGGGGAGTGGTTGGAGGGTATTCTGAGGCTGAGATTAGGGGAGATGGGTTGGTACAGGCACCAGGGCTTGACGGAGCTTAACGGTAACGTCGTTAGATTATGGGATGGTTGTAGAGTTGGCGAAAGGCACAGCTCATCAAAATCAACACACCGTGTCATGTAG
- the LOC117634533 gene encoding pectinesterase inhibitor 3, producing the protein MRFLPSLLPLLLLLHSLPYSAAAPKHNPHNNPTNSSHLVRSSCSHASYPNLCIHSLSTYAGPANTPRDLAQAAVTVSLSRARRISSYLAQLSNSDQGTKRERSALSACIDLMSESVDELTRTLDELKHLHAETFRFQMSNAQTWVSAALTDDDTCLDGFEELDVKVKADMKRKVTNAARVTSNALYLINRLDESRGRPRSKP; encoded by the coding sequence ATGCGTTTCCTgccctctctcctcccgctcctcctcctcctccactcCCTACCCTACTCCGCCGCCGCGCCGAAACACAACCCACACAACAACCCAACCAACTCATCCCATCTCGTCCGTTCGTCATGTAGCCACGCCAGCTACCCCAACCTCTGCATCCACTCTCTCTCCACCTACGCGGGCCCCGCAAACACCCCTCGCGACCTGGCCCAGGCCGCCGTCACCGTCAGCCTCTCACGAGCCCGCCGCATTTCCAGCTACCTCGCCCAACTCTCCAACTCCGACCAGGGAACCAAACGAGAGCGTTCCGCGCTCAGCGCCTGCATCGACCTCATGTCCGAGTCCGTGGACGAGTTAACCCGGACGCTTGACGAGTTGAAGCACCTCCACGCCGAAACGTTTCGGTTTCAGATGAGCAACGCCCAGACTTGGGTCAGCGCAGCCCTCACAGATGACGACACGTGTCTTGATGGGTTTGAGGAGCTTGATGTGAAGGTGAAGGCGGATATGAAGCGCAAGGTTACGAATGCGGCTAGGGTTACTAGCAATGCGCTGTACCTGATCAACCGCCTCGATGAAAGCCGTGGTCGGCCCAGATCTAAACCTTGA
- the LOC117634250 gene encoding RRP12-like protein, which translates to MEGIEMDDGYTLPLIEDHDICTSILARFSNSTREDHHHLCAAIGAMAQELKDITILSIVFQKVSAAILVKKSEFLSELLVRVLRSPSLTVGAAVSGLKCISHVLIIRGRVNWSDVSSLYGFLLSFITDSRPKVRRQSQLCLRDVLQSLQGTPLLAPASEGLTNLFERFLLLAGGSNADAGEGPKGAQEVLYILDALKECLFLMSIKYKTSVLKYYKTLLDLHQPLVTKRITDSLNILCLNPSTDVSPEVLLDLLCSLALSVSTNETYVDGMTFTARLLGSGMAKVYSLNRHICVVKLPIVFNALRDVLASEHEEAIHAAAHTFKSLIHACIDESLIKQGVDQIVMNANLDARKSGPTIIEKVCATIESLHGYHYAGVWDLAFQVVSAMFDKLGVYASYFMRGALRSLAEMEKLSDEDFPFRKQLHECLGSALVAMGPETFLGLLPLNLEAEDSSQVNVWLFPILKQYTIGARLSFFTESILGMVRTIKEKSRKLESQGRIFSSRSTDAFVHALWSLLPSFCNYASDTAESFNDLEQALCSALQDEPEFRGIICLSLQILVQQNKKIVEEMNDLSDSEVGSARHRAIAHYTPQVTADNLSVLKSSACELLHVLSGVFLNTTKDDAGCLQSTIGEFASIADKEAVSKFFRNRMGMLLKVTEEASKAESPRDFNSKRAQLFDLAVSFLPGLHDNEVNVLFTAIKNALQDDEGLIQKKAYKVLSIILRDCDSFLSSNSSKLKELLDLMVNVLPSCHFSAKRHRLDCLYFLVVHVSKSDTEQWRDDIISFLTEIVLALKEANKKTRNRAYDILVQIGHACGDEEKGGNREHLLEFFNMVAGGLAGETPHMISAAMKGLARLAYEFSDLVSTATNLLPSAFLLLQRKNKEIIKANLGLLKVLVAKSQAEGLQLHLKSMVEGLLKWQDATKTHFKAKVKLLLEMLVKKCGLDAVKAVMPQEHMKLLTNIRKIKERKDRKLGSKSEEARSQVSKATTSRLSRWNHTKIFSDFDDEETEDSDTEYMDAKTVLGKRGKAFSQLKSKASSLRRTKKNLLDQLEDEPLDLLDRQRTRSALRSSENLKRKMESDDGPEIDDDGRLIIRDEAESYKRKPSEPDSDARSEAGSYLSVDSKKTQKRRKTSESGWAATGKEYASKKAGGDLKRKDKLEPYAYWPLDRKMMSRRPEHRAAARKGISSVVKMTKKLEGKSVSTILSTKGLKFKNKSRVQKGGSKKKK; encoded by the exons ATGGAAGGCATCGAAATGGACGACGGTTACACTCTTCCCCTAATCGAAGACCACGACATCTGCACCTCAATCCTCGCGCGCTTCAGCAACTCCACGCGCGAggaccaccaccacctctgCGCAGCCATTGGCGCCATGGCTCAGGAGCTCAAAGACATCACAATTCTCTCCATTGTCTTTCAAAAAGTCTCGGCCGCAATTCTCGTGAAGAAGTCCGAGTTCCTATCGGAGCTCTTGGTGCGTGTTCTGCGGTCTCCGTCTTTGACAGTGGGCGCCGCCGTCTCAGGATTGAAATGCATATCGCATGTGCTCATCATCAGAGGCCGTGTCAACTGGTCTGATGTGTCTTCATTGTATGGCTTCTTATTGAGCTTTATTACAGATTCCCGCCCTAAG GTGAGAAGACAATCACAATTGTGTCTTCGTGATGTACTGCAAAGTCTTCAAGGAACACCGCTGCTTGCCCCAGCAAGTGAAGGGCTTACTAACTTATTTGAAAGGTTTCTTCTGCTTGCTGGTGGGTCAAATGCAGATGCGGGTGAAGGACCCAAGGGAGCTCAGGAGGTCTTGTATATTTTGGATGCTTTGAAAGAGTGTCTTTTTCTTATGTCAATCAAGTACAAAACTTCCGTCCTCAAGTACTACAAAACTCTCTTGGATCTGCACCAACCACTTGTTACAAAGCGCATAACAGATAGTTTGAATATACTTTGTCTCAATCCATCTACAGACGTTTCTCCTGAAGTGTTGCTCGATCTGTTATGCTCATTAGCTCTTTCTGTCTCCACAAATGAGACATATGTCGATGGGATGACATTCACAGCTCGCTTGCTTGGTAGTGGAATGGCCAAAGTTTATTCCCTCAATAGGCATATATGCGTAGTTAAACTCCCTATTGTATTCAATGCACTCAGAG ATGTATTGGCATCTGAGCATGAAGAGGCCATACATGCAGCAGCGCATACATTTAAGAGTCTCATTCATGCTTGCATTGATGAAAGCTTGATCAAACAGGGAGTTGACCAGATTGTAATGAATGCAAATCTGGATGCAAGGAAGTCTGGGCCAACTATAATTGAAAAAGTATGTGCTACTATTGAAAGCTTACATGGTTATCACTACGCTGGTGTCTGGGACCTTGCATTCCAAGTTGTTTCAGCCATGTTCGATAAATTAG GGGTATATGCTTCTTATTTCATGAGGGGTGCGCTCAGGAGCTTGGCAGAGATGGAGAAGTTATCCGATGAAGATTTCCCTTTCAGGAAACAG cTGCATGAATGCCTTGGATCGGCTCTTGTTGCAATGGGACCTGAAACATTTTTAGGTCTTCTACCTCTTAATTTGGAGGCTGAAGACTCAAGTCAGGTGAATGTTTGGCTCTTTCCGATACTGAAGCAGTATACTATTGGTGCACGTTTGAGCTTCTTTACAGAGTCAATTTTGGGTATGGTTCGAACGATAAAGGAGAAATCTAGAAAG CTCGAGTCACAAGGACGTATTTTTTCATCAAGGAGTACAGATGCATTTGTACATGCTTTGTGGTCACTGTTACCTTCATTTTGCAACTACGCTTCAGATACTGCTGAAAGTTTCAACGATCTAGAGCAAGCCTTGTGCAGTGCCCTTCAAGATGAACCTGAGTTTCGTGGAATAATATGCTTGAGCTTGCAGATTCTTGtacaacaaaataagaaaattgtgGAAGAAATGAATGATCTGTCTGATAGTGAAGTAGGTAGTGCCAGACACAGAGCTATTGCTCATTATACCCCTCAGGTTACAGCAGATAACTTAAGCGTGCTCAAGTCATCTGCTTGCGAGTTACTGCATGTTCTATCAGGTGTTTTCTTGAATACCACAAAAGATGATGCAGGCTGTTTGCAG TCCACAATTGGTGAGTTTGCTTCCATAGCAGATAAAGAAGCTGTGTCAAAGTTTTTCCGAAATAGAATGGGGATGCTTTTAAAGGTTACTGAAGAGGCTAGCAAAGCAGAAAGTCCTAGAGATTTTAATTCCAAGCG GGCACAACTGTTTGACTTGGCGGTTTCATTTTTACCTGGTTTACATGATAATGAGGTTAATGTTCTATTTACTGCAATAAAGAATGCATTACAG GATGATGAAGGTTTGATACAAAAGAAGGCATATAAAGTCCTTTCAATCATTCTCAGG GACTGTGATTCGTTTCTTTCATCGAATTCATCGAAGCTCAAGGAATTGCTTGACCTTATGGTTAATGTACTGCCTTCATGCCATTTTTCAGCTAAACGGCACCGACTCGACTGCTTGTACTTCCTAGTAGTCCATGTTTCAAAG AGTGACACAGAGCAGTGGCGGGATGACATCATAAGTTTCCTGACAGAAATAGTTCTTGCACTTAAAGAG GCTAACAAAAAGACAAGAAATAGAGCTTATGATATCCTTGTCCAAATTGGCCACGCCTGTGGTGATGAGGAGAAAGGCGGGAATAGAGAACACCTGTTGGAATTTTTTAACATG GTAGCTGGGGGCCTAGCTGGTGAAACTCCTCATATGATCAGTGCTGCAATGAAGGGCTTAGCTCGGTTGGCTTATGAGTTTTCTGATCTTGTTTCAACCGCTACCAATTTGCTTCCGTCCGCATTTCTCCTCCTccagagaaagaacaaagaaataattaaa GCTAATTTAGGTTTGTTGAAGGTATTAGTGGCCAAATCACAAGCCGAGGGGTTGCAATTGCACTTGAAAAGCATGGTGGAAGGCTTGCTGAAGTGGCAAGACGCTACTAAAACCCACTTCAAAGCCAAG GTTAAGCTTCTTCTAGAAATGCTTGTCAAGAAATGTGGGCTCGATGCTGTTAAGGCTGTGATGCCTCAAGAACATATGAAATTACTTACCAACATACGGAAG ATCAAGGAACGGAAAGACAGGAAACTGGGTTCTAAATCTGAGGAAGCTAGATCTCAAGTTTCCAAAGCAACTACATCCAG GTTAAGCAGATGGAACcatacaaaaatattttctgattttgatgatgaagaaaCTGAGGATAGTGATACAGAATATATGGATGCCAAAACAGTCTTGGGCAAACGTGGCAAGGCTTTCTCGCAGCTCAAATCCAAAGCATCTTCATTACG aagaacaaagaagaaCTTGCTTGATCAACTAGAAGATGAGCCACTCGACTTGCTTGATCGGCAAAGAACAAGGTCAGCACTTAGATCATCCGAGAATTTAAAGCGAAAAATGGAGTCGGATGATGGGCCAGAGATAGACGATGATGGGCGCCTAATAATTCGTGACGAAGCAGAATCGTACAAGAGAAAGCCATCGGAACCTGATTCAGATGCAAGAAGTGAAGCGGGTAGTTACTTGTCCGTAGACTCAAAGAAAACACAGAAGCGGCGGAAGACATCAGAGTCCGGGTGGGCTGCCACCGGCAAAGAGTACGCCAGCAAGAAGGCCGGTGGGGATTTGAAGAGGAAGGACAAACTTGAACCGTATGCATATTGGCCGCTTGATCGAAAAATGATGAGCCGTAGGCCGGAGCATAGAGCAGCTGCAAGAAAAGGGATATCAAGTGTGGTGAAGATGACAAAGAAGCTGGAAGGGAAGAGTGTCTCAACTATTCTCTCCACTAAAGGCTTAAAGTTTAAGAATAAAAGTAGGGTTCAGAAGGGAGGcagcaagaagaaaaagtag